The following proteins come from a genomic window of Mauremys mutica isolate MM-2020 ecotype Southern chromosome 7, ASM2049712v1, whole genome shotgun sequence:
- the UBA3 gene encoding NEDD8-activating enzyme E1 catalytic subunit isoform X2: MADGEEPMAVDGGCGDTGDWEGRWNHVKKFLERSGPFTHPDFEPGTQPLDFLLNTCKVLVIGAGGLGCELLKNLALSGFRQIHVIDMDTIDVSNLNRQFLFRPKDVGRPKAEVAAEFLNNRIPNCAVVPHFKKIQDMDETFYRQFHIIVCGLDSIIARRWINGMLMSFLNYEDGMLDPSSIIPLIDGGTEGFKGNARVIIPGMTACIECTLELYPPQINFPMCTIASMPRLPEHCIEYVRILQWPKEHPFGENVPLDGDDPDHIQWIYQQSLERASQFHIKGVTYRLTQGVVKRIIPAVASTNAVIAAVCATEVFKIATSAYIPLNNYLVFNDVDGLYTYTFEAERKENCPACSQLPQNIEFPSSAKLQEVLDYLTNNSSLQMKSPAITATVYGGNKTLYLQTVASIEERTRPNLSKTLKELGLVDGQELAVADVTTPQTMLFKLHFTT, from the exons ATGGCGGATGGTGAGGAGCC AATGGCTGTTGATGGTGGGTGTGGGGACACTGGAGACTGGGAAGGTCGCTGGAACCATGTAAAGAAGTTCCTCGAGCGATCTGGACCATTCACACACCCTGATTTCGAGCCAGGCACTCAA CCTCTCGACTTTTTGTTAAACACATGTAAAGTTCTAGTTATTGGAGCAGGAGGATTAGGATGTGAACTCCTGAAAAATCTG GCATTGTCTGGTTTTAGACAAATCCATGTTATTGACATGGATACTATAGATGTTTCTAATCTGAATAGGCAATTTTTGTTTCG ACCCAAAGATGTTGGACGACCTAAAGCAGAGGTTGCAGCAGAATTTCTAAACAACCGAATTCCTAATTGTGCAGTTGTACC acattttaaaaaaattcaggatATGGATGAAACTTTCTATCGGC AATTTCATATTATTGTATGTGGTCTGGACTCTATAATTGCAAGAAGATGGATAAATGGCATGCTG ATGTCATTTTTAAACTATGAAGATGGCATGTTAGATCCAAGTTCCATCATACCTTTGATAGATGGAGGAACAGAAGGTTTTAAAGGAAACGCTCGTGTGATTATTCCTGGAATGACAGCTTGTATTGAATGCACACTTGAACTTTATCCACCTCAG ATCAATTTTCCCATGTGTACTATTGCATCTATGCCCAGGCTGCCAGAACATTGTATTGAATATGTCAGGATATTGCAGTGGCCCAAGGAACATCCTTTTGGAG AGAATGTTCCATTGGATGGAGATGACCCTGATCATATACAATGGATTTACCAACAATCTTTAGAAAGAGCATCACAGTTCCATATTAAGGGTGTTACATACAGACTTACTCAAG GGGTGGTTAAGCGGATCATTCCAGCTGTAGCTTCTACAAATGCAGTCATTGCAG ctgTATGCGCCACTGAAGTTTTTAAAATAGCAACAAG TGCATACATTCCTCTTAATAACTACTTGGTGTTCAATGATGTAGATGGATTATACACATATACATTTGAAGCTGAAAGAAAG gagaattgtcctgcctgcagccaacTCCCTCAAAATATAGAGTTCCCTTCATCAGCAAAACTGCAGGAGGTCTTGGATTATTTGACAAATAACTCTTCATT GCAAATGAAATCTCCAGCAATCACAGCAACTGTGTATGGGGGGAATAAAACACTCTATTTACAG ACGGTAGCTTCAATTGAAGAACGAACAAGGCCAAATCTTTCTAAGACACTGAAAG AGTTGGGGCTCGTGGATGGCCAGGAACTTGCAGTTGCTGATGTAACTACACCACAGACTATGTTGTTCAAGCTTCATTTTACTACTTAA
- the UBA3 gene encoding NEDD8-activating enzyme E1 catalytic subunit isoform X1 has translation MADGEEPEKKRRRIEELLADGMAVDGGCGDTGDWEGRWNHVKKFLERSGPFTHPDFEPGTQPLDFLLNTCKVLVIGAGGLGCELLKNLALSGFRQIHVIDMDTIDVSNLNRQFLFRPKDVGRPKAEVAAEFLNNRIPNCAVVPHFKKIQDMDETFYRQFHIIVCGLDSIIARRWINGMLMSFLNYEDGMLDPSSIIPLIDGGTEGFKGNARVIIPGMTACIECTLELYPPQINFPMCTIASMPRLPEHCIEYVRILQWPKEHPFGENVPLDGDDPDHIQWIYQQSLERASQFHIKGVTYRLTQGVVKRIIPAVASTNAVIAAVCATEVFKIATSAYIPLNNYLVFNDVDGLYTYTFEAERKENCPACSQLPQNIEFPSSAKLQEVLDYLTNNSSLQMKSPAITATVYGGNKTLYLQTVASIEERTRPNLSKTLKELGLVDGQELAVADVTTPQTMLFKLHFTT, from the exons ATGGCGGATGGTGAGGAGCC GGAGAAGAAAAGAAGGAGGATAGAGGAGCTGCTGGCGGATGG AATGGCTGTTGATGGTGGGTGTGGGGACACTGGAGACTGGGAAGGTCGCTGGAACCATGTAAAGAAGTTCCTCGAGCGATCTGGACCATTCACACACCCTGATTTCGAGCCAGGCACTCAA CCTCTCGACTTTTTGTTAAACACATGTAAAGTTCTAGTTATTGGAGCAGGAGGATTAGGATGTGAACTCCTGAAAAATCTG GCATTGTCTGGTTTTAGACAAATCCATGTTATTGACATGGATACTATAGATGTTTCTAATCTGAATAGGCAATTTTTGTTTCG ACCCAAAGATGTTGGACGACCTAAAGCAGAGGTTGCAGCAGAATTTCTAAACAACCGAATTCCTAATTGTGCAGTTGTACC acattttaaaaaaattcaggatATGGATGAAACTTTCTATCGGC AATTTCATATTATTGTATGTGGTCTGGACTCTATAATTGCAAGAAGATGGATAAATGGCATGCTG ATGTCATTTTTAAACTATGAAGATGGCATGTTAGATCCAAGTTCCATCATACCTTTGATAGATGGAGGAACAGAAGGTTTTAAAGGAAACGCTCGTGTGATTATTCCTGGAATGACAGCTTGTATTGAATGCACACTTGAACTTTATCCACCTCAG ATCAATTTTCCCATGTGTACTATTGCATCTATGCCCAGGCTGCCAGAACATTGTATTGAATATGTCAGGATATTGCAGTGGCCCAAGGAACATCCTTTTGGAG AGAATGTTCCATTGGATGGAGATGACCCTGATCATATACAATGGATTTACCAACAATCTTTAGAAAGAGCATCACAGTTCCATATTAAGGGTGTTACATACAGACTTACTCAAG GGGTGGTTAAGCGGATCATTCCAGCTGTAGCTTCTACAAATGCAGTCATTGCAG ctgTATGCGCCACTGAAGTTTTTAAAATAGCAACAAG TGCATACATTCCTCTTAATAACTACTTGGTGTTCAATGATGTAGATGGATTATACACATATACATTTGAAGCTGAAAGAAAG gagaattgtcctgcctgcagccaacTCCCTCAAAATATAGAGTTCCCTTCATCAGCAAAACTGCAGGAGGTCTTGGATTATTTGACAAATAACTCTTCATT GCAAATGAAATCTCCAGCAATCACAGCAACTGTGTATGGGGGGAATAAAACACTCTATTTACAG ACGGTAGCTTCAATTGAAGAACGAACAAGGCCAAATCTTTCTAAGACACTGAAAG AGTTGGGGCTCGTGGATGGCCAGGAACTTGCAGTTGCTGATGTAACTACACCACAGACTATGTTGTTCAAGCTTCATTTTACTACTTAA